TTCAAGTCCATGTTGGTGGCGGTTGTGGTGCCACACGAAGGGAACACCAAAAAATGGGCCGATCAAAATGGACACAAGGGTTCAATTCCTGAACTTTGTTCTCTCCAAGAGCTGAATCAATATATCCTCCTTGAGCTGAAAACTGCTGCAGAAAGGAACAAGGTCAGGAAAATACAATCTTTTCTCAGTTTTTTAATGATGCCACCTCTTTTAAGTCTTTTAGAGTAGTACTTGAAAAGTGATTGATTTATCCAACTTCTACGAAAACCAGCTAAGAGGTTTCGAGTGCATCAAAGGCGTGATTCTAGAATCTCAACCCTTTGAGTTTAACCAGGACTTGGTAACAGcaacaatgaaaaaaagaagggAGAGATTGCTTAAGCATTACAAGGTGATGAGTTTTCGGCACACTCTTCTTAACCAGTTTGTCCATTTATGAACGAAAAAGAATTGGACAATAACCAAATTTGATACTCTTATGCAGGTGGAAATTGATGATCTCTACCAAAGGCTTAATGCAGTACCTAAACGCTAATAACATTTTCGATTGCTGAGGCAGTGCAACTCTTGATCTACTGAGCAATCTGTGGAGTTTTGTGCTGTAAAAATTTGAACTTATACACATTGAGTTAATGTCTGATATAACAGTGTTTTTGTACAAATAATCTGTATTACTGCAGTCATAATTTCTGAATTAAGCACCTCTATGAAATCTTTTAGCAGtcacctctctctctctctttctctgcgtAAGACTAGCCAGAATCGATTATATTATGCCACAGAATTTGGTTCATATGCATAACACTGAGTTATAGCACTAAAGGATTAGTCATAAGAAAATGTCTCAATACCTATGTATAACCACTTAAGGAATTTGTTGTTCATCAATTATGAGGTATCAGGAACCTACTCGTAACACAAAACAGGAGGAGGTTAATGGTGTTGATAAATTAGGGGGCTGAATATGTGAAGGGTGGTAAGCATTTAACGTTTGAGACAATGCGAATCCAGGATTTTAGGGGCTAAAGAGTGGATGGCCATTTACTTGCCAAAACCCTTCTAgtgctcaaatttccctattcTCCAACCAGACAAGTCTGAGTCTTCTCCTTGCATTTGAATGGAAGAAAGGGATACCTCCGACCCTATGTGCACTAATAATATTAGGTTTGACCCACCTTGTTCCACATTCAGAAATACCTcttagtttcttttgttttgttttgttttgtttttttcagaaaaaaaaaaaaaaaacgagtgCGAAGAGATTCACCTCGTGAAGGTTAGTTTGTGCATATCTTGATCATCCCCTACTTCATTCAGATCAAAATTATGACTGTTTAACTCTGGTAAACAATACAATCATCACTTTAATGGGGACTTCTCCCGTTTGCTCAGAATTGGTTCAACTTCTGGTTCTACATCAAACACTACTTACTCTACACCAGTTTAAAGTTGCTTAGCGCTGGCAGAAAAAAGCAAAAATGAGGAGTTTATTAGTTCGTCATGGACCCGTCAGTTCATACATCGTTTGTTTACGCGGTCGATTATTTGGCAAGCTTTAATTCAGTGCCGATTTTCACACCTAACATGAAGATAAAGATGCAACATATAGACCTGTGCAGAAGTTCAAAAGAAATTTGAACAGATTTTTTTACTTCAACTTTGCAGCAACTACCACGAATTTTTATTTAGGGCgccaaaactaacaagtttgacCGTACCATTCAAACGAAAAAACGACTAAATGAGAACATCGTGAATCCTCAAAGAGAAAAACTTCAACGTTTCAACAAATAGCACAAGCAAGGATGCAGGTCCACGATACTTTTGGCACATTTACCAACGAACATGCAAGCTTTTCATGAATCAAAAATAGTTTTTCACATGCGGGAGGTTTTGTATTGTCGCCGATATTAACGTTAATGACAAATCCCTAAAAAATTTCAATGCAGCCTATCACACAAGAACTTGTTTTGGAAACAGAATTGTTAAAGGGTATATTTAAATTCATTACTTGACCAAACCTACAGGAAATCCTTCGAGATGTTATGCAGGAGCATCCTCTATTGTGGGTCAATCTTAGCTCAGTTTATGCAGTGGAAGCGCTTCGTACATTTGCTTCAATAAAGGAGGAAAGAGCTAAAAAAATTGGCCTGATATATCAGAAGATTGGAGGCAAGGAACAAGAAACAGATTATTCCAGCAACAAGAAACAGGTACTAAATCGTTCAGACTGGACCGTACAAACAATTACAGTACATAGTAGATGGTACATCAATCTTTAGCTTATCTGACTAATTTTGACCCCAGAACTCCCCCTGGAATGTGCATGCTGAGAGGAACTGAAATTATGAAGAATGCATTCATCTTTTGATTTTGCTTTCGTCTTTTTCTCGCTCTCGCTTCTTGTATAACCGCTCAAGAACTCGTTTTGCCTCACATTGCGGAAAGTTCGCAAGGTCATAGTAATGTGGTGCGATATCAACCAACCTGAAGAaaatatcaaaaaagaaagaagagaataACAAGGCAAAATTAGTCAACCGTAGGCTATGTGATCAACATTAGTTAAAACAATACATTTGTCAGGCTGTTGGAAGGAACGTACTAGTTTCAGCCGATTAACAGTACTCAAGTAGATTCATTACTATCATGATTATTTCAAGAACGTCTTTGCTGACATGcattcaattttccaaacaaaggtAAGAAGTACTCAAAAGTTGCGACTCAAAAAAGGTTCAATGCATTAAAGGCTGATTTCTGCTGGAGTGCTTGGAAGTATCCTCGGACTAGTAGGCACCACTACttagacaaaaataattatcttTTTTCTTTACAGGACAGGTCAACGGGGAGAAGAGAGCTGTTCTGAGTTCTAAATAAAAGGAAAGAGAGGGGATGTACTTACTAAAGCATCAAGAATCAAAAGATAAAACAAATGATAATTACCATTCACCACGAATATCAGTCACAGTACGGATGAAATTCCTGCTTGTCAAGACATATTCATTATAGATAACCCATTCTGGCTTATGATCCAGGCAATTTGAAGGATGCAAGTGAACCACCTGTAACAACACAGGAAAATGACATAATAGTGAGAAATCAATAGCATTATGGCCCATTGAAGCTCTTAATATGAGTTGCTTCCAGAACTAGCGTAGATACTCACTTGATTGTCTTTAACAGTCAGATAGTGCCCAGTACGCTCTAGGTGAGCAACCTGCATGAAATATCCAGCTAACATAGCCTTTCTTATGTTTACGTAGTAGTCGCGACTGTTGAAGTCTGTGCTGCATAACTTGAGGTTGAACCTGGCCATTATGCGAGAAAGCTGTTGCCTCACATTGTCGGCTGATTTGAGAGCCCTCTGATTGATGAAATTCTCGTAGCACCATTGAGGATCTTCCGCTGTACCATTACCATCAAAGTCATTATCATGGTTAGAAGGGTATTCCAAATCTGAATTTGTTTGTTAAGGACATATAGTGTCTATAGAGACAGAATACAGATACTTACTGTTCTGCTTGTAGGCATGATACACATTCAGCAACGTCAAATGATCCCCATCTATGTGACCGAACCGATTCTTTGCTTCATCTGCAGCTTTCTGAGCCTCCCTAGGCCGGACAAAGCAATTGGGTACTAGAGAAAAAATTGGTTATCACAGCGGAGGCCCACTGTAGGTCAGCAGATGCATAGAGGCGAGACGACACCATTTTCTTCATGAGAGAATACTGAGAAACTGCAACTACCTCTATCAGCACTTACTTAGAAATCTATGGCACATGCCAACCGGGGGCATAGAACCCAGACAAGACAGTTGCTGAATGCTGATGACAACCTAAGAAGACACACGTAACTAACCCCCGCACACATGCACCTGTGTGCACATGTTGTGCAGTTACGCACATGATATCATATGCATAGACAAATGTCTATGCACATGAACAAGAAGGCATGGTGAAGCGGACCGACATTCCCATGCCTGACCAAACTCTGACATAGAGCAAAGACAAGACGACCAACAAAAAGGAAGTAAACTGGAAGGAAACCGTACCTGATAGCATGGCGGATATTGAGAGGATTTCATTGGAGCAGTTGAATTCTGAGCTGACAACAAGCATTTTTGCCATCTGAGGATCAAGAGGAAATTCACTCATAATCTCACCCAACCTAGTCAAGTTCCCCTCATCATCCAATGCTCCCAAGTAATTCAAAACCTCCAGTGCTCTCATCAACGTCTCTGGGGCAGGAGGATCCATAAAATCAAAATGAACCAGGTCGTCAATACCTAACTTCTTCAAAGTTAGAACTGTATTAGCCAAATTTGACCGAAGTATTTCTGGATAGGTCTGTGGTTGAAGGTCGTTATGGAAACTTTTCTCTGTGTAAAGTCTAAAGCATTTCCCTGGCTGCGTTCTTCCAGCACGTCCTGATCTCTGGTGGGCACTGGCCTTCGAAATAGGAGACACCAACAAAGATTCAACACGCACCCTAGGGTTATAAACTTTTTGTTTAGCAAATCCCGGATCTATGACATATACAATGCCATCAATTGTCAAAGATGTCTCTGCAATGTTGGTTGACACAACAATCTTCCTGCCAGCAGGACCACCCTCCACCACCGAGGGTGGGGCTGAATCAAATATCTTTTGCTGCATAGCTGGGGGAAGTGTAGAATAAAGAGGCACCACTTTAACAGGGCCCACTTGATCACCCAAATTACTAACCTCCTTATTGATTTTGCGACAAGCATCTTCAATCTCCTCTTCTCCAGTAAGGAAAACAAGTATGTCACCAGGAGGTTCACATGTGTGTATCTGCACCACAGTCCGAATGGCAGCCTCGAGATAATCTCTCTCAGGCTCCTGAGTGTAGAAAATTTCCACAGGATGAAGCCTTCCAGGCACTTTCATGAGGGGCGCACCAAAGAAGTAACCCTGAAACTTCTCTGCTTCAAGTGTGGCACTCATAACAACAAGCTTTAGGTCTGGTCTATTTTTCAACACCTCCTTAAGAAGCCCAAACAGGACATCTGTTGCCAAAGTTCTTTCATGGGCTTCATCCAGAATAATTACTTTGTAGCGTTCCAATAGAGGATCTGCCATTGCTTCCCTTAAAAGCATACCATCTGTTAAGTATCTGCCACACACAGAAAAAGAGATAAATTACTAATTCCTCAGAAACTTGAGAAGGCAAGAAAACATTTTTTGATATGGCAAGATGATATATGCAAACGGATGCATATTTACAAGCAATATTATTAGAGTATCTCAAAAAAGGTTTATCATGTTACAACCTACTTACTTTAAAACAGTTTTAGTACTACTGCAGTCTTCAAAACGGATGCTATATCCAACTTCTTCCCCAATTGCAACATCCATCTCCTCAGCAACTCGACGAGACACAGACATTGCAGCCACCCTCCGAGGTTGAGTGCAACCAATCATATACTTCCTGCGCTTATCCGCCGTCTCAACTTCAACAGCATCTAAAACAAACTGCGGAATCTGTATATACACAAGCAAATCGTTTAGAAGCAGCTCGAGAAAAAACAACTTACCCTCCTGTCAAAGAGGGGGCTTTATCATGGGTAACTGAGAAGTGAGAATATAAACATGAACAAGCAATTGATGAAGCACACTGAGTATAAAAGAACACACGGACTAATAAGGGGCTAATTTTGCAAAAACACACAGCATCACAAGTTTCTTGCTTCAAGGACTCAAAAAGAGCAAGGCAACTAAACTCACAATAATCCACTGAGTTTCAAAGTTGGAAAAGATGGATGCCTGTGCTATAAAGAAAAACCCCAATAGACCCACATAGCATCTAATCCTTGTAACAGATTACTGGAGAATGAGACAAAGCTAATTTCTTATTTAAAAATTGCCAGGTCTtattacttttttttcttctttgttgtCAAGAGAGCCTAGTTATGCGGGGATGGAAAAGAATAGCCAGGTTGACAGCTTGGCAAAAAA
This genomic stretch from Nicotiana sylvestris chromosome 9, ASM39365v2, whole genome shotgun sequence harbors:
- the LOC104224708 gene encoding probable pre-mRNA-splicing factor ATP-dependent RNA helicase DEAH2 — its product is MGTERKRKVSLFDVVDETPAKKVNVGSVNGSMTPSINKWNGKPYSQRFYEILEKRKTLPVWHQKEEFLQALKSNQTLILVGETGSGKTTQIPQFVLDAVEVETADKRRKYMIGCTQPRRVAAMSVSRRVAEEMDVAIGEEVGYSIRFEDCSSTKTVLKYLTDGMLLREAMADPLLERYKVIILDEAHERTLATDVLFGLLKEVLKNRPDLKLVVMSATLEAEKFQGYFFGAPLMKVPGRLHPVEIFYTQEPERDYLEAAIRTVVQIHTCEPPGDILVFLTGEEEIEDACRKINKEVSNLGDQVGPVKVVPLYSTLPPAMQQKIFDSAPPSVVEGGPAGRKIVVSTNIAETSLTIDGIVYVIDPGFAKQKVYNPRVRVESLLVSPISKASAHQRSGRAGRTQPGKCFRLYTEKSFHNDLQPQTYPEILRSNLANTVLTLKKLGIDDLVHFDFMDPPAPETLMRALEVLNYLGALDDEGNLTRLGEIMSEFPLDPQMAKMLVVSSEFNCSNEILSISAMLSVPNCFVRPREAQKAADEAKNRFGHIDGDHLTLLNVYHAYKQNTEDPQWCYENFINQRALKSADNVRQQLSRIMARFNLKLCSTDFNSRDYYVNIRKAMLAGYFMQVAHLERTGHYLTVKDNQVVHLHPSNCLDHKPEWVIYNEYVLTSRNFIRTVTDIRGEWLVDIAPHYYDLANFPQCEAKRVLERLYKKREREKDESKIKR